A portion of the Celeribacter baekdonensis genome contains these proteins:
- a CDS encoding NAD(P)-dependent oxidoreductase: MAKEPMLKFVTVGRDMPSKRDAEDRKDDFLEIYGEFVEAKAEEQASRCSQCGVPYCQSHCPLHNNIPDWLRLTATGRLKEAYELSQATNTFPEICGRICPQDRLCEGNCVIEQSGHGTVTIGSVEKYITDTAWENGWVEMIAPSVEREESVGIIGSGPGGLAAADRLRRAGLKVTVYERSDRAGGLMMYGIPGFKLEKDIVLRRVKQLEDSGVEFVLNCNVGEDISFDAIRGKHDAVLIATGVYKSRDLKGPGSGSAGIVRALDYLTASNKVSFGDEVEDYLSGELNAAGKKVVVIGGGDTAMDCVRTAIRQGATSVKCLYRRDRANMPGSQRETQNAEEEGVEFVWLSAPKGFAGDPVSGVMVQKMRLGQPDASGRQSPEVIEGADYVEDADLVIKALGFEPEDLPTLWGVEGLDVTRWGTVMADFKSHVTSLPGVYACGDIQRGASLVVWAIRDGREAADAMIEYIDQSVSVAAE; the protein is encoded by the coding sequence ATGGCGAAAGAGCCGATGCTCAAATTCGTGACCGTAGGCAGGGATATGCCATCCAAGCGGGACGCGGAGGATCGTAAAGACGATTTCCTTGAAATCTACGGCGAGTTCGTGGAGGCCAAGGCCGAAGAACAGGCGTCGCGCTGTTCGCAATGCGGTGTGCCGTATTGCCAAAGCCATTGCCCGCTTCACAACAACATCCCGGATTGGTTGCGCCTGACCGCAACTGGGCGGTTGAAAGAGGCCTATGAACTGTCTCAGGCCACCAACACCTTCCCGGAGATTTGCGGTCGCATTTGTCCGCAGGACCGGTTGTGCGAAGGCAATTGTGTGATCGAACAATCCGGCCATGGCACAGTGACCATCGGCTCGGTTGAGAAATACATCACCGATACCGCGTGGGAAAACGGTTGGGTCGAAATGATCGCCCCCTCCGTGGAGCGCGAGGAAAGCGTCGGCATCATCGGCTCTGGCCCCGGTGGTCTTGCCGCTGCGGATCGTCTGCGCCGTGCGGGTCTTAAGGTGACGGTCTACGAACGTTCTGATCGTGCTGGCGGCCTGATGATGTACGGCATTCCGGGCTTCAAACTTGAAAAAGACATCGTGCTGCGTCGGGTGAAACAACTCGAAGACAGCGGTGTTGAATTCGTGCTGAACTGTAATGTCGGCGAAGATATTTCCTTTGATGCGATCCGGGGCAAACATGATGCTGTGCTGATCGCAACCGGGGTCTACAAATCCCGCGATCTCAAAGGTCCGGGGTCTGGCTCCGCTGGGATCGTGCGCGCGCTTGATTATCTCACCGCCTCTAACAAAGTGTCCTTTGGTGATGAGGTTGAGGATTATCTAAGCGGTGAATTGAACGCGGCGGGCAAAAAGGTCGTCGTGATTGGCGGCGGTGATACCGCGATGGACTGTGTCCGCACCGCGATCCGCCAAGGGGCCACTTCGGTGAAATGTCTCTATCGTCGTGACCGCGCCAATATGCCGGGTTCACAACGCGAAACCCAAAACGCCGAAGAAGAAGGCGTCGAATTCGTCTGGCTCTCCGCGCCGAAAGGTTTTGCGGGCGATCCGGTTTCGGGCGTCATGGTTCAGAAAATGCGCCTCGGCCAACCTGATGCGTCCGGTCGTCAATCGCCCGAAGTGATTGAGGGCGCGGATTACGTCGAAGACGCCGATCTGGTGATCAAAGCGCTTGGTTTCGAACCCGAAGACCTCCCCACACTTTGGGGCGTAGAGGGTCTTGATGTCACGCGTTGGGGCACTGTCATGGCGGATTTCAAATCCCATGTGACCTCGCTTCCGGGTGTTTATGCCTGTGGTGACATTCAACGCGGCGCTTCCCTTGTGGTGTGGGCGATCCGTGACGGGCGCGAAGCGGCGGATGCGATGATCGAGTATATCGACCAATCCGTCTCTGTGGCTGCCGAATAA